Sequence from the Fictibacillus arsenicus genome:
TGAATTGTTTATCAACCGGTTTGCGAACTACTATACGCCGGCAATCATGATTATTTCAGCACTTGTAATGCTTGTTCCGCCTCTTTTATTTAATGAAGCATGGGGTGAATGGTTTTATCAGGGATTAGCTGTATTGATTGTCGGATGTCCATGTGCTCTTATTTTATCATCTCCTATCGCTATCCTTTCAGGGATTACAGTGAATGCCCGAAACGGCATTCTGATTAAAGGCGGAGCATATTTAGAGCAGCTTTCCAAAATTGAAGTAATCGCTTTTGATAAGACAGGGACGTTAACATTAGGGGAACCGCATGTTGTTGCAGATGCTTCGTTTCATCCTGATTTTTATAAAGTCGCATATGCTATTGAAAAATCCTCGTCTCATCCTTTAGCGAAAGCTGTTATTAAACGCTGTGAAGAACTAGGTACAGAAGAAGTCGAGGTTGATGAGATCAAAACAGTATCAGGGCAAGGGATTACGGCCATAGTTGAGGGTTCCACGTACCGACTGGGCAACGAAAAGATAATTGGTGAAACGGAACCAGATGAAGAATCTGCAAAAGTAATTGAACAATATAAACAAGAGGGCAATACCATAGTGCTTGTTGCCAAAGATAGAGAGATATTAGGTATTTTCGCAATCGCTGATGAAATTCGTAAAGAGAGTGCAAATATCATTCGTGATCTTCATAGAAACGGAATAAAAGAAACGGTCATGCTAACAGGAGATCACCCTTTAGTTGCAGAAAAAGTGGCAAAGAAAACAGGGGTATCTGCTTTCTTTGGCGGAATTCTGCCAGAAGAAAAGGTTAAAAAGGTTAGAGAATTAAAAGAAAAGCATAAAGTAGCCATGATCGGAGATGGGATCAATGATGCGCCGGCACTTGCCACAGCGGATCTTGGGATAGCTATGGGTAAAGGAACGGACAGTGCTATTGAAACAGCTGATATCGTGCTCATGCAGGATCACTTAGGAAAACTGCCTGATGCGGTAGAGGTATCTCGCAAAGTGAACACGGTCATTAAGTGGAATATCGGCCTCTCGCTTGGATTGAAAATGTTTGCCCTTCTGCTGACAATTCCAGGCTGGCTGACCCTATGGATCGCTATACTTTCAGATATGGGAGCAACCATCCTTGTTACACTGATCAGCTTAACCGTCTTGCTTCATAACAGAAAAAAATAAAGGCAGTGCTTCATTGATACAAAGGATTTATTCTAAAGATTGTTGTATTTTTGCCTTTCTTCACTGCTAAGTTGATTGGAGTGTAAGGTGCGAGACTCCTGGGGGAATAGCGGGACAGGTGAGACTCCTAACGGTGCAAAGCGCAGAGGAGGCTCACCGCACGCCCCCCGGAAAGCGAGTACCTGAAACGGAGATTAACTACTTCCAAAACAACAGGAAGATTCTGAAGAACGTGCTTTTCTAAAGAGAACAGTCTCAAAAAATCTAAGCCATGCATTTGCGTGGCTTTTTTAGTACGATTAATGTGGATAAGGGAGAGTTTTTTTAGGAGGACTTTATAAATGTCTGAAACGTTATTAACGTTTTTCAAAGAATACAGTGGATGGGCAATACCTATTTCCATTTTCTTAAATGTGATTATCGCAATATTAGGTGTTGTTCCATCTGTATTTTTAACTGCAGCTAATATTCTTTTCTTTGGCTTTTGGTATGGTACCTTAATATCGTTTATAGGGGAAGCAGCGGGTGCAGCCATTTCATTTCTGTTATATAGAAAAGGATTCAAGATAGTTTCAAGACAGAAGCTAGAGGGGTACCCCCGGGTGGTTAGGCTTTTAGAAGCAAAAGGAAAAGAAGCTTTCATCCTGATCTTTTCGTTGCGTCTGCTTCCGTTTGTACCTTCTGGTCTCGTGACATTTGCAGGAGCGATAGGAGCAGTTTCAGCATTTGTATTCGTTGCAGCAAGTTCAATCGGCAAAGTTCCTGCGCTGCTATTAGAAGCCTATTCAGTTTATAACGTTACAGAATGGAATACGGAAGGCAAGATTATTTTAGGTATTATAGCAGCCATAGGTATATATGCAATTGTAAAAAAAATAAGATCATAATCAAATTATTTGCATACTATAGGGGGGTATAGTATATTCTAAGTAAGAAAGCATCCCTGTATGGAAGGATGATGGAAAAATGGATCAAAAAACACATCGCTGTGAAAGCGATAAACAAGATTTGAACAACCGTTTAAAAAAGATAGAAGGCCAGGTCCGGGGACTGCAAAAGATGATCGAGGAAGACCGCTATTGTATTGATGTTCTTGTTCAGATTTCTGCGGTTAGCGCGGGATTAAAAAAGGTGGGCTTTCAACTGATGGAGAATCATACTCACCATTGTGTGGCTGATGCGATCAAGTCAGGTGACGGCGAAGCATCAATCGATGAACTAATGAAAGTGATTAAGCAATTTTCCAAATCTTAAAAAAGGCTGGTGAATACCATGAGCCAAAAGGAAACGAATTTAGATATAACCGGAATGACATGTTCGGCATGTGCAGTTCGAATCGAAAAAGTTTTAAACAAAATGGATGGTGTTGACGCAAATGTTAACTTAGCCATGGAAAAAGCCTCAGTAAAATATGATCCGGATGTAACATCACTAACAGATTTAGAACAGAGAATTGAAAAGCTGGGTTATGGAGTCACGAAGGAGAAAGTGGAACTTGATATCTCTGGTATGACATGTGCAGCATGCTCAACTCGTATTGAAAAAAGTCTCAACCGGATGGAAGGTATCTCTAACGCCTCTGTTAACCTGACAGGTGAAACAGGTACGGTGGAATATAATCCAGCTGTTGTATCAATAGATGATATGTTAACGAAAATTGAGAAGCTGGGTTACAAAGGTTCGATTAAACAAGACAGGGAAACAAAAAAGTCGAAGAAAGAAGAGGAAATCGCTTCAAAGAAAAGAAAACTGTTTCTTTCCATTCTTTTATCGCTTCCTCTTCTCTATACGATGCTGGCTCATATGCCTTGGGATACAGGGCTCCCGATGCCCCATCTTTTAATGAATCCATGGTTCCAGCTGGTGCTGGCATCTATTGTTCAGTTTTATATAGGCGTTCAATTCTACGTCGGAGCATATCGTGCTCTTCGTAATAAGAGTGCCAATATGGATGTGCTCGTAGCATTAGGGACATCAGCAGCATTCTTTTATAGTGTTGCTGAAGCATTTAAGACGATCGGCAACCCTGAATATATGCCGCAGCTGTATTTTGAAACGAGTGCGGTGCTCATTACATTGATTTTAGTAGGTAAATATTTTGAGACACTCGCTAAAGGACGAACGACAGAAGCAATTTCAAAACTATTGAACCTTCAGGCGAAGGAAGCAACTATTATCCGGGATGGCGAAGAAGTAAAGATTCCTTTAGATCAAGTTGCTGCTGGTGATACATTGATAGTAAAACCAGGAGAAAAGATCCCTGTCGATGGCAAGGTGATTTCAGGAAACTCCTCTGTAGATGAAAGTATGATTACCGGAGAATCCATCCCTGTTGAAAAAGCGGAAGGTGATTTAGTGATCGGATCAACTCTCAACAAAAATGGAACACTTCGGATGGAAGCCCAGAAGGTCGGAAAAGAAACCGCACTTGCCGGTATTATTAAAATTGTAGAAGAAGCTCAAGGATCTAAAGCACCGATTCAAAGAATGGCTGACTATATCTCCGGGATTTTTGTACCGATTGTCGTTGGTATTGCGATTATGGCGTTCCTTGTGTGGTATTTCTTTGTTTCACCTGGAGACTTGCCACAGGCTCTTGAAGTTGCTATTGCTATATTAGTAATCGCATGTCCTTGTGCATTAGGGCTTGCAACACCTACTTCCATTATGGTTGGAACAGGTAAAGGAGCAGAACAGGGAATCCTTTTTAAAGGTGGAGAGTACCTGGAAGGGGCACATAAAATCAATGCGGTTCTTCTGGATAAAACGGGTACAGTTACAAAAGGTAAGCCAGAAGTAACAGATGTTATTGAATTAAAAGAAGGATTTATAACTGAGGTAATTTCAGCAGAGAAAAATTCAGAACACCCATTGGCTGAAGCGATTGTGGAGTATGGAAAGAAAAATGAAATTGAATCGCTGGATGCAGAATCGTTCTCAGCAATTCCAGGTCACGGGATTGAAGCTGTTGTTAATGGGAAAAACATTCTTGTCGGGACCCGAAAGCTGATGAAACAAAAAGCTGTTTCTTTCGATCAATATGAAGAAACCATGAGTAACCTTGAAGCTGAAGGGAAAACAGCTATGCTTGCTGCAGCAGATGGTGTGCTGGTTAGCATCATTGCTGTAGCAGATACGGTGAAGGTTTCATCTAAACAAGCGATTAAACGGTTGTTTACTATGGGTATTGATGTATATATGATCACGGGTGACAATGAAAGAACAGCCCAAGCAATCGCAAAACAAGTCGGTATCCAAGGTGTTTTTGCAGAAGTGCTTCCAGAAGAAAAAGCGAACAAAGTAAAAGAGCTGCAGAAACAAGGGAAAAAAGTGGCCATGGTTGGTGACGGCATCAATGATGCCCCAGCCCTTGCTACAGCCGATATTGGAATGGCCATCGGAACAGGTACTGATGTAGCGATTGAAGCAGCAGATGTTACGCTTGTCGGCGGAGACTTGAATCATATTCCTAAAGCGATTGAGTTAAGCCGGAAAACGATGAGAAACATCAAACAGAACTTGTTCTGGGCATTGTTTTATAACACTGCAGGAATTCCTATCGCGGCATTCGGATTGCTTGAGCCTTGGGTAGCAGGTGCCGCGATGGCGTTCAGCTCTGTATCCGTAGTTTCAAACGCATTACGATTAAAAAGAATAAAACTTTAGGCTTATTTCTAACAGATTGATGCACATTTTTTTAGAGTTTGCTTCATTGACAAGTTGATTGGAGTGCAAGGTGCGAGACTCCTACGGGACGAGTGGGACAGGTGAGACTCCTAAAGGCGCAAAGCGTCAGGAGGCTCACCGCCCGCCCCGAGGAAAGCGAGCATCCTGTAACGGAAATCAACTGCTTTCAAGAGCATCAAACCTTGAGAAACAGCTAATCTTAAAAAACAGGAGGAATAAATGATGGAAAAGAAAACATTAAAAGTAGAAGGTATGACATGTGGACATTGCAAAAGTGCGGTAACAAATGCACTGACAGAACTTGAAGGGGTAAAGAATGTTACTGTACACCTTGAAACAGGAACTGTAGATGTCGAAGTTGATGAATCAAAAGTGTCTGAATCAGAGATGTGTGAAGCGATTGAAGAACAAGGGTATGACGTAAAAGCATAATGTGAAAAAGCCTCCCCAGATCAGGATCAGGGGAGGCTTATTTTATGAAAGGTTGTCCAAATTTAAATGTTACCCTTTAATGCTTTAGCAACTCTAGCTACACGAGCTCCCAAACGAGATGCCATTTTTTTCTCAGCATCAACAGGCTGTTTTGAGCCGTCAGCTCCTGCAACAGTTGAAGCAGCGTAAGGTGAACCGCCAATACCATCTGCTGTCATCTGTTCGGGGTTCTCACCATAAGGCAGACCAACATAGATCATGCCAAAGTGCATTAACGGAACGAAAGAGGTAATTGCTGTAGATTCCTGGCCTCCATGTATCGTGTTTGAGCTTGTAATAACAGCCGTCGCTTTGCCTTCAAGATCACCATTAGCCCAAAGACCGCCTGCAGAATCCAATAGCTGTTTGATTTGTGCTGGCATCATACCGTAACGAGTCGGGATTCCCCAAACGATTCCGTCAGCCCATTTTAAATCATCCAAAGTCACTTCAGGAATGTCAGCTTGTGCTTCTTGCGCTTTTACATAAGCGTCTTGCTGAGACATATATTGTTTTGTCACTTCAAACTCAGGAACTTTTACTACTTTCACTTCAGTACCGTCTACTTGCTTAACTCCTTCAGAAGCGGCAAGTGCCATCTCATAAATATGTCCATATGAACTGTAGTATACAACCAAAATATTTGCCAAAATGTTTCCTCCTTTAAAGTTATGACTTTAATACTCTTCCCGAAAATTCATATGGGAAATCATAAAAAAATCCGCCTGAGCGTTCAGGCGGTCATTTTTAATAATAAGGATATGGATAAGGGTAGTAAGGATACGGATACGGCGGGTATGGATAAGGCGGGTAATAAGGATAAAGAGACAAAGCTGCAAGTGTAGCCAGCGGAAAGATCTGACGGTAAAATCTTCGGTATCGAGGTCTTCCATACCCTTGACGCTGATTTTGTTGCTGAGTTCCTTGCTGCTGCATAGTCTGCTGCGGTCCAGAGGCTTGCTGGCCTGTTCCTTGTCCCTGGGTCATTTGTGGGCTTTCTTGTTCATCTGCAGGCATCATGTCCTGTGGAACAAGCATATACACATTTTTCTTGTCTAAATCCGTTATGATTCCTTCTGTTTGCTGGCCATCGTTTGTTTTAACAATCACATGGTAATACATATGATGCTGGCATGTTTGGTGCATATTATTAGCGCGTACTTGTTCTTCAAATTCATTTTGATTATTGCTCATTTGTTATCACTCCTTCCCATTTTATTTCTATTTTTAATTTTTACTTGTTATGCATAACTAAATAAAATCCGTATTTTTACGCAAAAAAAAGAACCGCGAATAAGCTGCAGTTCTTTTTTCTGAATTAACTTTTTTCAGTACTTTGAAGTTTAGTTTTAAACATGCGTTTAAAAAAGTTAGCCACTGCTTCGGCTTCGAGGTAATAGAACAGCTTAAATAATAAGCTTCCTAATAAGACACCAGCAACTACATCTAGTACAACGTGCTGTTTAACAAAAAGAGTGGATAGGATAATACTGTAAGCAATGGTTGAAACGATCATATCTTTTTTTATGGTCCAAAGTTTACTATGGCGTATGCCCAAAATCATTAAATAACTGCTTAACACGTGGATGCTTGGGAAACAGTTAAAAGGCTGATCTGCTCCATATACATATTTGACCATACTCGTTAATATCCCACTTCCCATCAGCTCTGGACGTGGAACCGTAGTTTGGAAAAAGAAATATATAACGTAGCAAACCAGCATGCCTACACAAAAACTCAATAATGTCCGGTAATAAATAGCTCTGTCATATATACAGAAATAAACAAACATTAAAAAGATAAACGCATACCATATCAGATAAGGTACTACAAAAATTTCTACAAATGGTATTTGATGATCTACTGCTGTAATGAGTTGTCTCGCTCCACGTTCCCCATCATTTAACACCTGATAGATGATATTCAGCAAAGGGATAGAGAGGAGAAGACATAATGCTAAAATATTTTCTTTTACGATACGCAATACGAACTACTCCTTTGTCTATATCATCAGCTTTTAATTCTATACCCGTTTAACAATGTTTTACACGTTTTTAATATACCTTTTAGACATTACCATAATATGGTTGTTTTGTCATAGGAATTGAGGCGTATTTTTATAAAAATTTTTCAGCTTTTTTTGACTCTATTTGTAGTGTTCCCTGTAAGGCTGTAAAAAGGGTTTCCACTATTTGCGACAAGTAGTAATTCTATCCGTAATCAGTCCTGATAATTATTTTGACTTTTCTGACAAAAGTCTTATAATGAAGGTACAACCGTGTAGACCTATTGCATAATTAACCTCTTTGAAAGGGAGTGTTATGGATGTATGTAGGCAATACCATTAAGGTTAACCGCTATAACGGAGAGTATTTTGAGATCAGCCAAAAGTGGCTCATGGAAGTGGTATGGAACAAGTATAATATGCCTTTGCATGAGTTTTTGCTGTCATATGACAAGTTTGACAGTGATTATATTTATTCGCTTGCTGTTCGCAACTCTGTAGATTTTAAGCTGGAATTTGACGAGGACTACCTGTATATCGGGTAGTTTTTTTATTTTGCTTATGTCAAAAGCCCACCTTCCTACATACAATGGTTTAGGATTCAGGGGGAGGGCACAAAAATGGCGAAAAAGAGTGCGAAAAAGAAAGTTAATAAATATGATAGCGCAATAAACAAATATCAGCATACGCTGAAGATGGTCACAAGTGAAACATGTATTGCCTGCAAAACGCAATGCGCAAGAGGTTTGGATTATATAGAGCGAATGTCAAAGCCAGGGGCACTAGGAAAAGGCGTAGCGTGCCATCTTACAAAAGGAAAAGGATATAAATAAGCGGATTTTAGAGCTGACCCATGAGGATGTGGGTCAGTTTTTTGCTATATTAAGGGCTGAGTTGCTTAAAGATGGGGGATTTTGCTCGCCCGGGAGGATTTATGCTCGCCCGGGAGGATTTATGCTCGCCCGGGAAGATTTATGCTCGCCCGGGAAGATTTATGCTCGCCCGGGAGGATTTATGCTCGCCCGGGAGGATTTATGCTCGCCCGGGAGGATTTATGAGCGCTCGGGAAGATTTATGCGCGCTCGGGAAGATTTATGCGCGCTCAGTGAGTTTTAGGCTCGCCCGGCAAGATTACTGCTCCTTAGGACTGGACCACCAAGAATCCAAGCACAAATAAAGCGTTGCCTCATTTTCGTATGCTATCATTTAAACAAAGAAATTACCATAATAAGGATGGTGCGCATTTGATCAAAGCAAAACGTTCATTTCATTTTTTATGGAGCGGTCAAACATTTGGGAATTTAGGAGATATTCTTTATATCATATGTTTGATTACTCTTGTCTATAAAGAAACGGGCTCTGTCCTGCATATGGCATTGATTCCTTTTGCTAAAACGATGTCCTTGCTGGTCTCAGGGTTTATCGCGCCGATATTTATTGAAAAGTACAGAAGATATACCTTACTGACAATAACATTGACCCTTAAGACTATACTTTTGCTTCTCCTTTGTTTGCTAGCCAGCTATGGGATAGATACTCAAATAACTTATATCCTTTTATACATATTAATTATCATTATTTCAATGCTCGAAGGGATCGGAAACCCAGCACGCCGTTCTATGATTCCGGATTTAGTGAAAGAAGAAGAACTTGTAAAAGCAAATAGCTTTATCAGTATTACAAATCAAACTTCAATGCTGCTTTCATGGCCATTGGGGAGTATCCTTCTAGTGGTTTGGGGTGAACAGAATATGCTGTGGCTTACGTTTGGACTTTTTTTGATTTCTTCTACTTTAACTGCTCAAATTCAAATTGGAGAAGTAGATAACAATGAACAACAAAATGATTCTAAATGGAACACGATTAAAGAAGGCTGGCACCTGATTTTC
This genomic interval carries:
- a CDS encoding metal-sensing transcriptional repressor, whose translation is MDQKTHRCESDKQDLNNRLKKIEGQVRGLQKMIEEDRYCIDVLVQISAVSAGLKKVGFQLMENHTHHCVADAIKSGDGEASIDELMKVIKQFSKS
- a CDS encoding heavy metal translocating P-type ATPase gives rise to the protein MKEHKITGLSCGHCALKLQDQIQQLPGGEETQVQFNSSKIILDEEVDMDAVRSILASEKVRLEADGKPKGPNWLMIFLYVSAASFIAALTAEWYTEQPALPIVFYGIATILSGYPTFMKGLRNLTKLKFDINTLMTVALTGAVAIGEWREAALVAILFGINELLESYGMEKARRSMETLLEVAPKEAVLLKDGKTEIISIEELNVDDIVLVKTGQKIPSDGVVVHGKSSVNEAAITGESLPVEKESGEPVFGGSINNEGVLHVKVTKTYKQSALSKILALVQEAQESKTPTELFINRFANYYTPAIMIISALVMLVPPLLFNEAWGEWFYQGLAVLIVGCPCALILSSPIAILSGITVNARNGILIKGGAYLEQLSKIEVIAFDKTGTLTLGEPHVVADASFHPDFYKVAYAIEKSSSHPLAKAVIKRCEELGTEEVEVDEIKTVSGQGITAIVEGSTYRLGNEKIIGETEPDEESAKVIEQYKQEGNTIVLVAKDREILGIFAIADEIRKESANIIRDLHRNGIKETVMLTGDHPLVAEKVAKKTGVSAFFGGILPEEKVKKVRELKEKHKVAMIGDGINDAPALATADLGIAMGKGTDSAIETADIVLMQDHLGKLPDAVEVSRKVNTVIKWNIGLSLGLKMFALLLTIPGWLTLWIAILSDMGATILVTLISLTVLLHNRKK
- a CDS encoding TVP38/TMEM64 family protein; translation: MSETLLTFFKEYSGWAIPISIFLNVIIAILGVVPSVFLTAANILFFGFWYGTLISFIGEAAGAAISFLLYRKGFKIVSRQKLEGYPRVVRLLEAKGKEAFILIFSLRLLPFVPSGLVTFAGAIGAVSAFVFVAASSIGKVPALLLEAYSVYNVTEWNTEGKIILGIIAAIGIYAIVKKIRS
- the copZ gene encoding copper chaperone CopZ; amino-acid sequence: MEKKTLKVEGMTCGHCKSAVTNALTELEGVKNVTVHLETGTVDVEVDESKVSESEMCEAIEEQGYDVKA
- a CDS encoding phosphatase PAP2 family protein; this encodes MRIVKENILALCLLLSIPLLNIIYQVLNDGERGARQLITAVDHQIPFVEIFVVPYLIWYAFIFLMFVYFCIYDRAIYYRTLLSFCVGMLVCYVIYFFFQTTVPRPELMGSGILTSMVKYVYGADQPFNCFPSIHVLSSYLMILGIRHSKLWTIKKDMIVSTIAYSIILSTLFVKQHVVLDVVAGVLLGSLLFKLFYYLEAEAVANFFKRMFKTKLQSTEKS
- a CDS encoding heavy metal translocating P-type ATPase yields the protein MSQKETNLDITGMTCSACAVRIEKVLNKMDGVDANVNLAMEKASVKYDPDVTSLTDLEQRIEKLGYGVTKEKVELDISGMTCAACSTRIEKSLNRMEGISNASVNLTGETGTVEYNPAVVSIDDMLTKIEKLGYKGSIKQDRETKKSKKEEEIASKKRKLFLSILLSLPLLYTMLAHMPWDTGLPMPHLLMNPWFQLVLASIVQFYIGVQFYVGAYRALRNKSANMDVLVALGTSAAFFYSVAEAFKTIGNPEYMPQLYFETSAVLITLILVGKYFETLAKGRTTEAISKLLNLQAKEATIIRDGEEVKIPLDQVAAGDTLIVKPGEKIPVDGKVISGNSSVDESMITGESIPVEKAEGDLVIGSTLNKNGTLRMEAQKVGKETALAGIIKIVEEAQGSKAPIQRMADYISGIFVPIVVGIAIMAFLVWYFFVSPGDLPQALEVAIAILVIACPCALGLATPTSIMVGTGKGAEQGILFKGGEYLEGAHKINAVLLDKTGTVTKGKPEVTDVIELKEGFITEVISAEKNSEHPLAEAIVEYGKKNEIESLDAESFSAIPGHGIEAVVNGKNILVGTRKLMKQKAVSFDQYEETMSNLEAEGKTAMLAAADGVLVSIIAVADTVKVSSKQAIKRLFTMGIDVYMITGDNERTAQAIAKQVGIQGVFAEVLPEEKANKVKELQKQGKKVAMVGDGINDAPALATADIGMAIGTGTDVAIEAADVTLVGGDLNHIPKAIELSRKTMRNIKQNLFWALFYNTAGIPIAAFGLLEPWVAGAAMAFSSVSVVSNALRLKRIKL
- the wrbA gene encoding NAD(P)H:quinone oxidoreductase gives rise to the protein MANILVVYYSSYGHIYEMALAASEGVKQVDGTEVKVVKVPEFEVTKQYMSQQDAYVKAQEAQADIPEVTLDDLKWADGIVWGIPTRYGMMPAQIKQLLDSAGGLWANGDLEGKATAVITSSNTIHGGQESTAITSFVPLMHFGMIYVGLPYGENPEQMTADGIGGSPYAASTVAGADGSKQPVDAEKKMASRLGARVARVAKALKGNI
- a CDS encoding MFS transporter, whose amino-acid sequence is MIKAKRSFHFLWSGQTFGNLGDILYIICLITLVYKETGSVLHMALIPFAKTMSLLVSGFIAPIFIEKYRRYTLLTITLTLKTILLLLLCLLASYGIDTQITYILLYILIIIISMLEGIGNPARRSMIPDLVKEEELVKANSFISITNQTSMLLSWPLGSILLVVWGEQNMLWLTFGLFLISSTLTAQIQIGEVDNNEQQNDSKWNTIKEGWHLIFQSKKLTTLTLMDVLENFGHGVWIAAILYVYVDTAIGKGEEWWGYINAAFFAGMMVAGIVVYRFSKKMEPHLGLVIMTSTLCLLGLNLWFGLTSSAWAALLVSFIFGFPQMARDVSQNTLIQQTYRDKQLAKVYASHGTLVYGTFGIATLVLGWFAEEYGIRATYMLVSAMFLLSYIIAFTNRKVLHTNRQSDAFHQAN